TTTAAAAAACCCCCGTCCCCAACTTCATTACCGTCCCCGATTATATTGGAGGGTATTATGATTTTTGATACGCATGCGCATTATGACGACGATCAGTTTGACGAGGACCGGGAGGAGCTGCTTGGATCCATGCAGGCGGGCGGCGTGGGCACTATTGTGAATATCAGCGCTTCGCCGCGGTCCTGCCGGGAGGTCGTTGATCTGGCTCGGAAATATCCGTTTATGTATGCCGCTGTGGGCATTCATCCGGACCATGTCGGTGATTTGAATGAGGATTTTTTTAAGGAGATGGAAAAGCTGCTTGCGGACAGAAAGGTAGTAGCTGTGGGCGAGATCGGCCTTGATTACTACTGGGACAACGAATCCCATGACTTGCAGAAGTTCTGGTTTATCCGGCAGCTTGAGCTTGCGCGCCGGCATGATCTGCCTGTAGTCATCCACAGCAGAGACGCGGCGGCGGATACGCTGGAAATTATGAAGGAGCATGCGCAGGGGCTTAAGGGGATCATACACTGTTTTTCGTATTCGAGGGAACTGGCCCGGGAGTATGTAAAGATGGGCTTTAGCATCGGTGTCGGCGGAGTCGTCACATTCAAGAACGCGAAAAAGCTCAGGGAAGTTGTGGAGGATACACCGCTTACTTCTATCGTTCTGGAGACAGACTGTCCGTATCTTGCGCCGGAGCCCAACCGTGGAAAGCGGAATAATTCGTTGTATATCCGCTATGTGGCAGAGGAGATCGCACGCATAAAAAATGTGGATTATGACACGGTAGTAAAGCAGACGGAAAGCAATGCGTCAGAATTGTATGGAATTTCGGACAATTTTGTTGTATAATAAGGAACAGCACATTATTCAGGAGTTAAGTGATATATGAGAAAACCGACGCTGGGAAACCCGCAAAATACCATAGAGATACTGCAGAAATATGATTTCTCATTTCAAAAGAAGTTCGGACAGAACTTCTTAATTGATACTCACGTTCTGGATAAAATTATCCGGGCAGCAGACATCACGAAAGAGGATATGGTATTAGAGATCGGCCCCGGAATCGGAACGATGACGCAGTATCTTGCGGAGGCAGCCGGCAAGGTTGTGGCCGTGGAGATCGACAAGAACCTTATCCCGATCCTTACGGACACCCTGCACGATTATGACAATGTTACGGTGATCAATGAGGACGTGCTGAAGCTGGACGTAAGAGAACTGGCCCGGGAGGAAAACGGCGGCAGGCCGCTCAAAGTTGTGGCCAATCTTCCATATTATATAACAACGCCCATTATTATGGGATTATTTGAAAATGATGTCCCGGTGGAAAGTATCACGGTCATGGTGCAGAAAGAAGTCGCAGACAGGATGCAGACCGGACCGGGCAATAAAGACTATGGGGCGCTGTCGCTGGCGGTCCAGTATTATGCAGAACCGTATATCGTCGCAAATGTGCCGCCCAACTGTTTTATGCCAAGGCCCAGGGTGGGCTCTGCCGTTATCCGGCTCACACGCCATGAGAAGCCCCCGGTCGAGGTAAAAGACGAGAAGCTGATGTTTGATATCATAAGAGCATCCTTTAATCAGAGGCGCAAAACGCTTGCTAACGGACTGAACAATTCTGACAAGCTGTCTCTTGCGAAAGAAGAGCTTATCGAAGCGATAGAACGGCTCGGGAAAGGCCCGGGTGTCAGGGGCGAGTCCCTGACGCTTGAGGAATTTGCAGAACTGAGCAATTATATATACGCCCTGAACCGCTGATGTTATGAACGGATATTTCGTCCGCCGCTGGCGGATTGACAATATGAATAAGGACAGAAAGGATGATGACTATGACTAAAAATGTGGAACATGCATTATTTGAGATCACGCCGGAGATCCAGCAGCTGGCACAATTATGTGAGGACAATAATGCCATTGAAAAAGAACTGTATACCAAATATGAGGTAAAACGGGGTCTCCGCGACGTAAATGGTAAAGGTGTACTTGCCGGACTGACAAACATATCCGATGTCTGCGCAAAAAAAATCGTCGACGGAGAAGAAGTTCCGTGCGCAGGAAATCTGTATTACAGAGGGTACAATATCAAAGAATTAGTCAAAGGGTTCCTGGAAGCGAAACATTATGGATTTGAAGAAATTTCCTATCTGTTGCTTTTTGGAGAGCTTCCGACAGAGAAGCAGCTGGCGGCATATCACGAGACACTTGTGGAGAGAAGGACACTTCCGCCGAATTTTGTGAGAGATGTGATCATGAAGGCTCCAAGCAGGGATATGATGAACAGTCTGTCCAGGTCTATTCTGAGTCTGTATTCCTATGACGCAAAGGCAGACGACACGACCATACCGAACGTTCTGCGCCAATGCCTGAACCTGATCAGCCAGTTCCCGATGCTGATGGTGTACGGCTATCATGCATACAACTACCGTCTCGGAGAAGACTTGTTTATCTATGCTCCGTCACCGGAGCTGTCCACTGCTGAAAATATACTTATGATGCTCAGAGAAGACCGGAAGTATACGAAGCTGGAGGCCAAGATACTGGATATGGCGCTTGTGCTCCATATGGACCACGGCGGCGGTAACAATTCTACATTCA
This is a stretch of genomic DNA from [Clostridium] hylemonae DSM 15053. It encodes these proteins:
- a CDS encoding TatD family hydrolase, with product MIFDTHAHYDDDQFDEDREELLGSMQAGGVGTIVNISASPRSCREVVDLARKYPFMYAAVGIHPDHVGDLNEDFFKEMEKLLADRKVVAVGEIGLDYYWDNESHDLQKFWFIRQLELARRHDLPVVIHSRDAAADTLEIMKEHAQGLKGIIHCFSYSRELAREYVKMGFSIGVGGVVTFKNAKKLREVVEDTPLTSIVLETDCPYLAPEPNRGKRNNSLYIRYVAEEIARIKNVDYDTVVKQTESNASELYGISDNFVV
- the rsmA gene encoding 16S rRNA (adenine(1518)-N(6)/adenine(1519)-N(6))-dimethyltransferase RsmA is translated as MRKPTLGNPQNTIEILQKYDFSFQKKFGQNFLIDTHVLDKIIRAADITKEDMVLEIGPGIGTMTQYLAEAAGKVVAVEIDKNLIPILTDTLHDYDNVTVINEDVLKLDVRELAREENGGRPLKVVANLPYYITTPIIMGLFENDVPVESITVMVQKEVADRMQTGPGNKDYGALSLAVQYYAEPYIVANVPPNCFMPRPRVGSAVIRLTRHEKPPVEVKDEKLMFDIIRASFNQRRKTLANGLNNSDKLSLAKEELIEAIERLGKGPGVRGESLTLEEFAELSNYIYALNR
- a CDS encoding citrate/2-methylcitrate synthase, giving the protein MTKNVEHALFEITPEIQQLAQLCEDNNAIEKELYTKYEVKRGLRDVNGKGVLAGLTNISDVCAKKIVDGEEVPCAGNLYYRGYNIKELVKGFLEAKHYGFEEISYLLLFGELPTEKQLAAYHETLVERRTLPPNFVRDVIMKAPSRDMMNSLSRSILSLYSYDAKADDTTIPNVLRQCLNLISQFPMLMVYGYHAYNYRLGEDLFIYAPSPELSTAENILMMLREDRKYTKLEAKILDMALVLHMDHGGGNNSTFTTHVVTSSGTDTYSTIVAAMASLKGPKHGGANIKVTQMFEDMKQKLTDWKDEDAVRQYLCDLLDKKAFDQKGLIYGMGHAIYSVSDPRADIFKKFVKQLAKEKGFEEEYALYEMVEHMAPDVIGEKRRIYKGVNANVDFYSGLVYSMLDLPPSLYTPIFAAARIVGWSAHRLEELKNVDKIIRPAYKPLAPHRDYIKMDDR